The following proteins are encoded in a genomic region of Ammospiza caudacuta isolate bAmmCau1 chromosome 3, bAmmCau1.pri, whole genome shotgun sequence:
- the PRSS55 gene encoding serine protease 55: MLLLTLSCLASLTSSVQAGCGLRPSYESLQSTGKRIGTGTDVIPGEFPWHISIQSHGKHICGGTIISALWILTAAHCFADEPPPDLMVAVGGVNLSLPLEECNPDSLILHEEFNRTSLQNDIALILLSNPIEFSTEKIPVCLPFVYDRDKWQHCWASGWENTSAASPVLQKTKVKLISREECLKHIPHLVGDVMCAETEQGEGEKGGGGGRGCQVDSGGPVVCSYWDTMKWFQVGIISGGNPNHRILTPVFSYQEWIEKETAIRGKPFFTEGVDSGTHVRVVRSRAGTQVVFLGYFLLLFIFLIAIKLP, translated from the exons atgctgctcctcaccctctCCTGTTTAGCTTCACTGACCAGCAGTGTCCAGGCAG GCTGTGGCCTCCGACCATCCTACGAGTCCTTACAGAGCACTGGCAAGAGGattgggacagggacagacgtCATCCCTGGGGAATTCCCGTGGCACATCAGCATCCAGAGCCACGGGAAGCACATCTGTGGAGGCACCATCATCAGTGCCCTGTGGATTCTAACTGCAGCACACTGCTTTGCAGATGAGCC gccACCAGACCTGATGGTGGCAGTGGGGGGAGTGAACCTCAGCCTCCCTCTGGAAGAGTGCAACCCAGACAGCCTCATCCTGCACGAGGAGTTCAACAGGACCAGCCTGCAGAACGACATTGCCCTGATCCTGCTCAGCAACCCCATCGAGTTCAGCACGGAGAAGATTCCTGTCTGCCTGCCCTTTGTGTATGACAGGGACAagtggcagcactgctgggcttcTGGCTGGGAGAACACCAGTGCAG catcccctgtgctgcagaaaaCAAAGGTGAAGCTGATCAGCAGGGAGGAATGCCTGAAGCACATCCCACACCTCGTGGGGGATGTGATGTGTGCTGAGACAGagcaaggagaaggagaaaaaggaggaggaggaggaagaggctgCCAG GTGGACAGCGGAGGACCTGTGGTCTGCAGCTACTGGGATACCATGAAGTGGTTCCAGGTTGGCATCATCAGTGGAGGAAACCCAAACCACAGGATTTTGACACCTGTTTTCAGCTACCAGGAGTGGATTGAGAAGGAAACAGCCATAAGGGGAAAACCATTCTTCACTGAGGGTGTGGACAGTGGAACACATGTCAGGGTTGTTCGTTCCAGGGCTGGAACACAGGTGGTATTTCTGGggtattttctccttttattcaTCTTTTTAATAGCAATTAAATTACCCTGA